ACTTGTGGAAATAGATTTCCATATATATTTTATTTTTAGTGTAAAAGAAAAAGACTGTAAGACAAACTGAAAAATTTCTAGTTTGTCTTACAGTCTGAGACTAATTTCTCTTCATAGAAATTAGTTTTTTATGATTAATGGTTATTTAATATTGCTTTTATCACAGAGGTTGTTGGTCCGCCACTATAAAATACATAAAGCAATAAATATACAATAACGCCTGTAATCGCTACGAAAAACCAGATTACACCAGTTATTGGTCCCAATTTACGGTGACGATTTAGTTTATTTGTAAAGCCTGTAATCAACGTAATAATACCAAATACCGCACCAGAAGTTGCCAAAATAATATGGAATACTAGGAAGATTGTATAATATTTCCTCAAATGTTCAGGGCCACCAAATGCAGTATTACCAATAAATACTGTTCTAGTTACATAAATAATAAAGAATAACAATGCTGATATTGCAGCAGCAATCATTGTTTTCTTATGTGCTTCAATTTTCTTTTGTTTTATAAGCACCCAACCAATCGCAATGAGAACAGCACTAAGAACGATGAAAGAGGTACTAATAGTTGGTAAAATAGGTAAACTCATTTTTTTACTCCTAACACTCTAGATTAATTATGATATTGATTTGCATATAGACGTTTTCTTTCTTTTAATGCTTCTTCAGTCATTTGATCTGCATTTTTTTGATCATTTCTATACCACAAAATAAAGACTCGTCCAAGAATACATGCAAAAATAATTTCTTGAATTATTTTCATGATCACACCACCGAGTTGTTGATCCTCAAGAGGTGACATATTAGTAAATAATTCAGGACCTGATAATGTCAGTCCTTGTAAAGTCGAACTTGGTACGCAAAGTGTCATTGCTTTCATCCATGTTTCTCCATCCGTGTAAGTGCTATAGAATGGGGTCGAAGAGAAGATGATTAAAGCACACGCTGGTGTAATTAAAATTGCATTGGCAATTATATAGAAAAATTTATTTAAGTCTTTCATGCGAGGTTCATCCTCAACCGTATTTAATAATGGCCAATACATAAATAATGCTGACATGAATAGTACAAACGTATATATACCATGCAATGTTTCATCTAATTTTATAAAATCAAACACCGTTGGTAAATGGTACAAAGAGAATAAAAAAACAAAAAGGAAAATTGCAATTATTGGTCTTGTCAAAAAATGAAATGCTGGCTTAATATAAGGCAAATTTATAGTACTTTTCCACAACCAGTTTGGAATACCAATAATAAAGAAAATAGGAATAAATAGTAGCAAAAAAGCCATTTGAACCATATGCATTGTAAACATAATATGTGCCATTAAATCTATAGGTGATCCAATAATGACATATAGCATAATCATTGCGAATACAAATGATATAGCCTCTCCCTTTTTTAATTTCTCACTATATTCAAAGTCTTTTCTCCATTTTATTGTCACTAAAAAATAGAGCACTGTAAAGAATACTAATACACCAATTAATATAGGGCTCCACATAGCCCTAAATCCAAAAATACTTAAAGGCATCGAAGTTCGCTCCTTTACATTCAATACCTTCATTATAAATTGCTTACATTAAAACAGCAATGAACGAATCTTGACAATTTTTTCTGGAATTTCAATGTATCTACTATATTTCATTTAGTAGATACATTATTATTTCTCTCAAATTCCCAAAAAAAGACCAAGTCTATTTTAAAATAGACTTGGTCTTTAAGTGTAAATTCTAAATCCAGATAATTGTTACAAACGCAAGAATCATTGTAAAGGCAACGATTACACTAGAGTACATAAAGAATTGCATAATTCCTGTACCTTTTTCGCTTAAGTGCATAAAGTAATACAATTGTAGTCCAACTTGAACACCCGCAAATAATAAAATGATTGGTATTACAAGGTAAGCTGAAAATCCAGCTTGAACTGCAGCGAATGCGATAAATGTCAAGAAAATCATGATTGCAAAGACAGTTACTTGATTACGCATCGCTTGACTTGCTTGTCGGCGAGACTGTTTGTATTCTGCTTCGCTTCTAGTTTCTACGTGTACATCATGTGACATTATTTTATCACTCCCATCAAGTAAACTACAGTGAAGATGAATACCCAGACAACATCAATAAAGTGCCAATATAAAGATGCAATGTAATACTTAGGTGCATTATAAAGGTTTAAACCACGTTTTGCATTACGCAGCATTAATAGTATAATCCAACCCAAACCAATGGCAACATGTAATCCGTGAGTACCTACTAATGTATAGAAAGAAGATCCAAATGCACTTTGAGTAAATGTAAAACCTAGGTGAACATAGTGATTAAATTCATAGATTTCAAAACCTAAGAATCCAAGACCTAAAAGAACTGTAATAGCTAACCATGCTTGCATAGCTTTAAAGTTTAAATTTTTCATGTGATAGATGGCATACACACTAGTCAATGAAGAAGTTAAAAGTAACATTGTCATAATGAATGCAAGTGGTAATTCAAATAAACTTTGAGTAGTAAATTCCATACCACTAGGTCCTTTATCTTTAAGAGCTAAGAATGTAGCAAATAAGGTAGCAAACAGAACCGTTTCACCGCCAAGGAAAATCCAAAATCCTAGAACTTTGTTTTTCCCTTCTATCGTTGATTGTTCTGGATGTGCTGGCCAAGATTGTGGGGTAAATTTAGTTTTTAAATCCATTATTTGTTACCCCCTTTTTCGTTCAATAATTCTTCTTTACTGATATGGTAACCTAAATCATCTTTTAAGGAACGATAAGCCATAGAAAGAACAGTAATTGCTAAACCAATAATTAAAAGTGCCAAAGACCATGGTTTGTCAGCATCTGGGTGATAAAGTGCACCAAAACCTGCTATAAATAAACCAACTACCATTACAAATGGAACAAAAGAATTATTTGGCATATGAATATCCGAGATAGGTTCAGCATAGGACATACCTTCTTTATTTCCTTCCATTTTTTCAATCCAATAAGTATCTAATCCACGAACAAGCGGAGTTTGTTTGAAGTTATAGTATGGTACTGGTTGTGGGATTGCCCATTCAAGAGTACGTCCGTCTCCCCATGGATCACGACCAGCTGGTTCATTTTTAATTGTAGTGATAATAACATTAAGTACTAATATTATGACACCGATTGCCATTAGGAATGCACCAATTGTCGAGATAAAGTTAAATGTATCCAACCCTTGATTTGGTAGGAAAGTAAACACACGACGTGGCATACCCATTAACCCTAAGAAATGTTGAACAAAGAATGTACAATGGAAACCTACAAAAAAGAACACAAATGTAATTTTGCCCAGTGTCTCATTTAGCATTCGGTTGAACATCAATGGCCAATAGAAATGTGTAGCTGCTAATAATGCTAATACAACACCACCTACAATAACATAGTGGAAGTGGGCTACGATGAAATACGTATCATGCAATTGATAATCGAGAGGTGCTGCTGCTTGCATAACACCTGTAACCCCACCTGCTACGAAGGATGGAATAAAACCAAGTGCATAAAGCATTGGTGTTGTAACTTTAATTGAGCCTCCCCACATTGTACACAGCCAGTTGAATACTTTCATACCAGTTGGTACAGCAATCGCCATTGTTGCAACAGCGAAAATGGCGTTTGCAGTCGCACCAAGACCTACAGTGAACATATGGTGAGCCCATACCATGAATCCAAGGAACCCAATTAAGATTGTCGCAAATACCATAGAAGAGTAACCGAATAAACGTTTTCTTGCGAATACCGGTATCACCTCTGAAAAAATACCAAAAGCCGGAAGGACCAAGATATATACTTCAGGGTGACCGAAAATCCAGAATAAATGTTCCCAGATGATTGTGTTACCACCCATAGTATGGTTAAAGAAGTTCGCTCCAAACATACGATCAAAGATCATGAAGAATAATCCAATAGTAAGTGGAGGGAATGCAAATAAAATTAAAGCACTTGCTACGAAAGTAGTCCAAGTAAGTAATGGCATACGCATAAAAGTCATACCAGGAGCACGCATATTAATAATTGTTACGATGAAGTTAATACCTGAAATTAAAGTACCTGCACCAGATATTTGTAAACCAATAGCATAAAAGTCAATACCATGACCAGGTGATGCTAAAGATAGTGATGCATAAGAAGTCCAGCCAGCATCAGGAGCTCCACCAAGGAACCATGATAAGTTTAAGAAAATACCTCCAAATAAGAATAGCCAGAAACCAAGTGAGTTTAAGAATGGGAATGCAACGTCACGCGCACCTATTTGTAATGGTACCGCTGCGTTCATAAATGCGAAAAGCAATGGCATAGCAGCTAAGAAAATCATTGTTGTACCATGCATTGTCAAAATTTCATTAAAGAGACCAGCACTTACAAAATCATTATTTGGTTTTGCAAGTTGGATACGAATGAGCATTGCTTCAATACCACCGATTACGAAGAAAAGTGTACCGGCAATAAGGTAAAGAATGGCGATTTTTTTATGGTCGACTGTTGTAATATAGTCCCAAATAGTTGCGCCAAAGCCCTTTTTCTTTGCAGTTGAGCTCACAACCTTAACCTCCTTCAAAATGATTCAAATAGAATTTTCATTATTTCTCTACAGATAGGCCCATTAAGTAGGCAGCTAAAGCATCCAGCTCTTGATCTGTGAATTTTTTACCTTTATTAATTTTTTCAGGTTGAGGCATAGTATTTCCTGGTTTAACAGATTGTGGATCATTAATCCATTTTTTTATATTTTCAGTATTATGGTCTAATACACCTGCAACACGGTTACGATCTCCAAAAGTAGCAAGGTTAGGTGCAATACCTGTTCCTTTACCTACACCAGAAGTTGCGTGACATGTGATACAACTAGTTTTAAATAACGCTTCACCTTGTTTTTCAAGATCACTTGTAGCAACATGTTTATCAGATGCTTTCATTTTTTTTACCCAATTATTGAAATCATCTCTACTTAAAGTCTTTACTTTGAAGTCCATTAATGCATGTGAAGGACCACAAAGTTCAGCACATTTACCGTAGAATACACCCGTTTCAAGATTTTTTGATTGTTTATCAAATGTTAAGTAAAATTTGTTAACGTTATCAACATTTGTATCCATTTTACCGCCGATAGAAGGAATCCAGAATGAGTGTTTTACGTCTCCTGAAGTTAGATTAAAGTAAACTTTTTCACCTGTTGGTACTACTAACTCTTGTGAAGTAACAATTCCTTCATTAGGGTATTCAAATTGCCACCAATATAATTTTGCAGTTACATTAACAGTAACAGCTTTTGCATGTCCAGCAGCATCCTTTGCATTCATCGCTTTCGTATCAGCGAGTTTATAAGTAAGAGCAACTGTTGGTACAGCAAGAATAAGAAGTAAAATAATTGGTACAGCAGTCCAAATAACTTCGAGAGTAGTACTACCTTCTACTTGCTTAGGAATTACATTTTCTCCAACTTTTTTGCGTCGGAATTTAATAATCGCAAGTACATAGATTACTACTACTACTAAGATAACGAGCGTCATAATTGCTGTTGATAAAAGCATCAGATTATGTTGTTCTTTCCCTACTTCACCTCCAGGAGATAAAGTGGATAAATAATCTTTACCACAACCTGAAAGGAAAACAATAAGTGCTGTTAGCATTGCAAAAAGACGCCACTTTTTAAGCCCTTTCATCATAGCTTAATTAAACCCCTCTTTCCTTGTTGTATTTTCATGTGTAACCAGGACTATGGTTGTCTATGTGAATTCTTATTAAGAAAGAATTCCAACGTTAGCTAAAGACAGAAAAGATAACCATTGAAACAAATAGAATGGTCATATAGTTCAATGAATAGATGAACATTTTGTTTGCCCATTTTATATCGTCTTTTGCTTTAAAACCTGTAATTGCGAGTATGAACCAACCAACATTCAATGTAGTTGCAAGAATGATAAATCCTAAACCTAGTTTCGTTAATAAAAACGGAATTGGAAATAACAGTACTATCCAAATTAGCATAGACTTTTTTGTTCTGTCAAAGCCTTTGACAACAGGTAACATTGGTATTTGTGCAGCGCGATATTCTTCAGTTCGCTTCATCGCAAGTGCATAGAAATGCGGTGGTTGCCAAGCAAACATAATGTAAAATAACGCAAACGCACTTAGTCCTAATGTTGGATTAACAGCTGACCAACCAATAACTGGAGGAATAGCTCCTGATATACTTCCTACAATTGTGTTACTTACAAATCTTCTTTTTGACCACATTGAATATAAGACGACATAGCTTATAATTCCCGCAAGTCCCCATACGCCGGCAGCAAATGATGCCATGAATAACAAAATTTCACCTACAAATAGAAGGATGAGTGCTACTGTCATTACAAATTTTGGAGTAAACCTACCAGTTGCTGTTGGTCTTGATTTTGTACGCTTCATTACAGGATCTATATCTTGATCGATATAATTATTCATCGCACCAGAACCAGCAATTATGAAAGCGGTTCCTACTAACGTGCAAAACATTATATCTAATTCCTGTAAAAAATGTATACCCGTAAATTGAAATGCTAACCAAAGCCCTGTAAAAGCGGTTATTAAATTTGAATTAACGATTCCAATTTTGATAAGTGCTAAAAAATCTTTCACAAAGGAACTTGTATCTGGCTCACTATTTCTACTGGTAGCGAATACTCGACTATTAGACATTATACCCCTCCTTTCAATTTGATAAGCATAACCTGTTAACCCTACTATAACTAAAAACAGCAAATTTTTCTAGACGAAAAATTAAAATTGATGTCGAGGCACAGAGGGAGCAGATAGCTCTAAGTCAACGTATTTATAGTAAATCATTATATCTTAGAATATTGTGAATCTTGTGAATCGAAATTATGAACAATTTGTGAAATGGTTTTCACATAATAATGACAATACTTTTTACAAGTTGTATTTTATCCATATTTTAGTTATTATCAAAATTACAGGTATCGCTAAATTGTGATTACTATATTTAAAGTAGGTGTCAATCGACTATGCAACAAAGTAAATACATGAAATGGTTTGCTGTTGCTGCAACAATTGGAATGGTGCTCATTTTGTTGGGAGGAGCTCTTGTTACAAAAACAGATAGTGGGATGGGGTGTGGTAGGAATTGGCCCGATTGTAACGGTTCCTTAATACCAAAAGAAATTACACCTGAAGTGCTAATTGAATTTTCTCATCGCGTAGTGACTGGATCCGTTTCTATTTTCATCTTCATACTATCTTTTTGGTCTTGGAGAAAACTTGGACATGTTCGTGAGGTAAAATTTCTTTCCTTTATGGCATTATTCTTTTTAATAGCACAAGCTTTAATTGGTGCTGCACAAGTGCTTTGGGGACAAGGGGACTTCATCTTAGCATTACATTTTGGTATTTCTCTTATTTCTTTTGCTGCGGTACTCTTACTAACTTTAATTATTTTTGAAGTTGATCAGAAGTTTAATGTAAACAGTGTACATATTGGCCATGCTTTAAAATGGCATACAATTGGGGTGACTATTTACTCATATCTTGTAGTATATACAGGTGCTCTTGTTCGTCATACAAATTCGAGTTTAATTTGTCCAGACTGGCCACTCTGTCACAATAATTCAGTTGGAATACCTGATAACTTTTATGAATGGGTTCAAATGGGGCATCGCCTAGCTGCGGGATTAATTTTTGTTTGGTTACTCATAATTATGGTCCATACCGTGAAATATTATAAAAATCAACGCGTTCTATATTGGGGATGGATCATAGCATTTATACTTGTATGTTTACAAGTAATAGCAGGTATGAGCGTTGTTTTAACACGCTTAAATATTATTATTGCTCTATTACACACATTATTTATTTCTCTATTATTTGGTCTGCTATGTTATATGATTCTACTTATTTCTAGGAGCAATCAAGATAACAAAATTAATTAATTGTTCATAAAAAACACGACTTTCCTTTGAAAGTCGTGTTTTTCTTTTTCCGATAAACTGCTAATCTTTTGATACACAGATTGTAGTTGCAAGCTTGTTTAAACCATATACCTAAGATTA
This window of the Rummeliibacillus pycnus genome carries:
- the cyoE gene encoding heme o synthase, which produces MSNSRVFATSRNSEPDTSSFVKDFLALIKIGIVNSNLITAFTGLWLAFQFTGIHFLQELDIMFCTLVGTAFIIAGSGAMNNYIDQDIDPVMKRTKSRPTATGRFTPKFVMTVALILLFVGEILLFMASFAAGVWGLAGIISYVVLYSMWSKRRFVSNTIVGSISGAIPPVIGWSAVNPTLGLSAFALFYIMFAWQPPHFYALAMKRTEEYRAAQIPMLPVVKGFDRTKKSMLIWIVLLFPIPFLLTKLGLGFIILATTLNVGWFILAITGFKAKDDIKWANKMFIYSLNYMTILFVSMVIFSVFS
- a CDS encoding DUF420 domain-containing protein, which produces MSLPILPTISTSFIVLSAVLIAIGWVLIKQKKIEAHKKTMIAAAISALLFFIIYVTRTVFIGNTAFGGPEHLRKYYTIFLVFHIILATSGAVFGIITLITGFTNKLNRHRKLGPITGVIWFFVAITGVIVYLLLYVFYSGGPTTSVIKAILNNH
- a CDS encoding cytochrome (ubi)quinol oxidase subunit III; translation: MDLKTKFTPQSWPAHPEQSTIEGKNKVLGFWIFLGGETVLFATLFATFLALKDKGPSGMEFTTQSLFELPLAFIMTMLLLTSSLTSVYAIYHMKNLNFKAMQAWLAITVLLGLGFLGFEIYEFNHYVHLGFTFTQSAFGSSFYTLVGTHGLHVAIGLGWIILLMLRNAKRGLNLYNAPKYYIASLYWHFIDVVWVFIFTVVYLMGVIK
- the coxB gene encoding cytochrome c oxidase subunit II, with product MMKGLKKWRLFAMLTALIVFLSGCGKDYLSTLSPGGEVGKEQHNLMLLSTAIMTLVILVVVVIYVLAIIKFRRKKVGENVIPKQVEGSTTLEVIWTAVPIILLLILAVPTVALTYKLADTKAMNAKDAAGHAKAVTVNVTAKLYWWQFEYPNEGIVTSQELVVPTGEKVYFNLTSGDVKHSFWIPSIGGKMDTNVDNVNKFYLTFDKQSKNLETGVFYGKCAELCGPSHALMDFKVKTLSRDDFNNWVKKMKASDKHVATSDLEKQGEALFKTSCITCHATSGVGKGTGIAPNLATFGDRNRVAGVLDHNTENIKKWINDPQSVKPGNTMPQPEKINKGKKFTDQELDALAAYLMGLSVEK
- the ctaG gene encoding cytochrome c oxidase assembly factor CtaG; this encodes MPLSIFGFRAMWSPILIGVLVFFTVLYFLVTIKWRKDFEYSEKLKKGEAISFVFAMIMLYVIIGSPIDLMAHIMFTMHMVQMAFLLLFIPIFFIIGIPNWLWKSTINLPYIKPAFHFLTRPIIAIFLFVFLFSLYHLPTVFDFIKLDETLHGIYTFVLFMSALFMYWPLLNTVEDEPRMKDLNKFFYIIANAILITPACALIIFSSTPFYSTYTDGETWMKAMTLCVPSSTLQGLTLSGPELFTNMSPLEDQQLGGVIMKIIQEIIFACILGRVFILWYRNDQKNADQMTEEALKERKRLYANQYHN
- a CDS encoding cytochrome C oxidase subunit IV family protein, translated to MSHDVHVETRSEAEYKQSRRQASQAMRNQVTVFAIMIFLTFIAFAAVQAGFSAYLVIPIILLFAGVQVGLQLYYFMHLSEKGTGIMQFFMYSSVIVAFTMILAFVTIIWI
- a CDS encoding COX15/CtaA family protein; protein product: MQQSKYMKWFAVAATIGMVLILLGGALVTKTDSGMGCGRNWPDCNGSLIPKEITPEVLIEFSHRVVTGSVSIFIFILSFWSWRKLGHVREVKFLSFMALFFLIAQALIGAAQVLWGQGDFILALHFGISLISFAAVLLLTLIIFEVDQKFNVNSVHIGHALKWHTIGVTIYSYLVVYTGALVRHTNSSLICPDWPLCHNNSVGIPDNFYEWVQMGHRLAAGLIFVWLLIIMVHTVKYYKNQRVLYWGWIIAFILVCLQVIAGMSVVLTRLNIIIALLHTLFISLLFGLLCYMILLISRSNQDNKIN
- the ctaD gene encoding cytochrome c oxidase subunit I; protein product: MSSTAKKKGFGATIWDYITTVDHKKIAILYLIAGTLFFVIGGIEAMLIRIQLAKPNNDFVSAGLFNEILTMHGTTMIFLAAMPLLFAFMNAAVPLQIGARDVAFPFLNSLGFWLFLFGGIFLNLSWFLGGAPDAGWTSYASLSLASPGHGIDFYAIGLQISGAGTLISGINFIVTIINMRAPGMTFMRMPLLTWTTFVASALILFAFPPLTIGLFFMIFDRMFGANFFNHTMGGNTIIWEHLFWIFGHPEVYILVLPAFGIFSEVIPVFARKRLFGYSSMVFATILIGFLGFMVWAHHMFTVGLGATANAIFAVATMAIAVPTGMKVFNWLCTMWGGSIKVTTPMLYALGFIPSFVAGGVTGVMQAAAPLDYQLHDTYFIVAHFHYVIVGGVVLALLAATHFYWPLMFNRMLNETLGKITFVFFFVGFHCTFFVQHFLGLMGMPRRVFTFLPNQGLDTFNFISTIGAFLMAIGVIILVLNVIITTIKNEPAGRDPWGDGRTLEWAIPQPVPYYNFKQTPLVRGLDTYWIEKMEGNKEGMSYAEPISDIHMPNNSFVPFVMVVGLFIAGFGALYHPDADKPWSLALLIIGLAITVLSMAYRSLKDDLGYHISKEELLNEKGGNK